atctaaataaaaaattaaacttgcagaaacagagagtagaatagtggATACCATGGGCCAGAGGGTGAGAGAAATGGGGAAAGACTGGTAAGAGTACAAACTTTcttttataagatgaataaagtctgaggatctaatgtatagcatagTGATTGTAGTTgctaatactgtattatataattgaaatttccTAGGAgaatagaacttaaatgttctcaccaaaaaaaagatggtaatatgtgaagtgatggatgtgcAAATTAACTGCATGGGGGGAattctttcacaatgtatatatttatcaagTCATCACatcatatactttaaatatattacaattatatTGGTAAATTATACTCCCGTAAAGctgacaggaaggaaagaagtctGAGTAAAAATAAGCAAGACACAAACTGTCGAAGGAGCcccagtgtccatcgaaagatgaatggataaagaagatgtggtccatgtatacaatggaatattcctcagccattagaaaatgacaaatactcaccatttgcttcaaggtgaatggaactggagggtattatgatgagtgaagtacgtcagttggagaaggacaatcattatatggtctcattcatttggggaatataaaaaacagtgaaagggaataaagggaaaggagagaaaatgagtgggaaatatcagagagggagacagaacatgagagactcttaactctgggaaacgaacaaggagtagtggaaagggaggcgggaggggagttagggtgacgggcactgagggaggcacttaatgggatgagcactgggtgttatggtatatgttggcaaattgaactccaaaaataaataaaataaataaataaataaataaggtaaaatttttttaaaaacaagcaagacACTCactcttttcaaataatttacaaTCCAGGTGCAAATGTcaaattttttaagattgattgattgatttgagagagaagctgcagtgagaaggaaagagggagagggaaagagagtttGAAGTAGActctcactgagcacagagcctgacgcagggctcatctcacaaccctgagatcatgacctgagccaaatccaagagccagacacttaatcaactgtgcactcaggtgcccctagataatttttaataaggGTTCAATGTAAGTAAACAGTAAGATGGGTGAAAAACACTTCTTATTCCAAAATATGTGCTACATACGTGAGCAATGCTTTAGAAAGTAGATTTTGTTGTGAATACAGATCTGAAAAGTCCAGTGCATCTACTGAGAAGGGAAAGGTAAGTGCTAAGAACACAGATGAACAGTCACTGAGATCAGGGTATTTGTGGCCTGGCGGGATGATAGGCACGGTCCCACATCACTGACTCTACAGAGACAGAACCGAGGTGCAAACCATGTGTTAGCGGTGCTGGGAGAGGGTAGTTATTTCAACCTAGGGCTTACAGGAAAGGCCTCATAGAAGAGGTCACACTTAGGCTGgatcttgaaggatgaataggtgtTTGCCAATTTTAAAGAGAACTGGGGGAACAGCAGAGAATTCTCTGTAGCCTTTCtcagaggaaacaaaaagaaagctaaaagaaaagaggaagggaagaagaaggaaaggacagGGAAAAGTCACTGACATTCAAGAATTCCTCAAAGATTCTGAAAGAGATGACTTTTCTGATGAGGGAAGAGTCTCTGGAAGCTTCTGCTCTGCTTCCCTGAATACATAGGGAGAGAGTGAATAGGTAAAGGAATGATGGAGGTTCTGAGAAATTTCCCCCTTCCTCATCCTAATTTCTGATCCTCCTATCTGCCCAGGCTTGCACATTTCTGGAAAGGGCtgatgtccacaatggccaatcAAACCATAGTGACTGAGTTCTTCCTCCAAGGCCTGACAGACACCAAAGAGCTTCAGGAGGCAGTTTTTCTGCTCCTGCTGCTTGCCTTCCTTGTGACCATCTCTGGAAACCTGCTTGTCATCAGCTTGACCTTACTGGACACCTGCCTGCAAACCCCTATGTACTTCTTCCTCCAGAATCTGTCCTACctagaaatggaatattactcaaccattagaaacaacaaatacccaccatttgttttgacatggagggaccttgagggtattatgctgagtgaaataagtcaattgaaaaaggacaaacattatggtctcattcatttggggaatacaaaaattagtgaaggggaataaagggaaaggagtgaaaatatcagtgagggtgacaaaacatgagagacacctaactctgggaaatgcacatggggtagtggaaggggaagtgggtggggggttggggtgaccgggtgatgggcactgatgggggcacttggcaggatgagcactgggtgttatgctatatgttggaaaatagaactccaatttaaaaaaattttttaataaatttggttGCAGACCGTCATCATGCCCAAGATGTTGCTCAGCATTGCCACAGGGACCAAGACCATTAGTTTTGCTGGTTGCATCACTTAGGACTTTTTCCACGTCTTCCTGGAGGCTACAGAGTTCCTCCTCCTCACACCCAAGGCCTGTGACCACTACATTGCCATCTGCCAGCCTCTCTGCTACCTCAGTGTCATGAGCAACAGAGTCTGCACACGGCTCATCCTCACCTGCTGGCTGGCAGGATTCTCCTTCATCATCGTGCCTGTCATCCTGACCAGTCATCTTCCATTATGCAACACCCACATCAACCACTTCTTCTGTAACTATATGCCTCTAATGGAAGTAGTGTGTAGCAGGCCACAAGTGTTAGAGGTGGTGGCTTTTACCCTGGCCATTGAGGCGCTGGTCAGCACTGTATTGCTGATCACCATATCTTATGTCCAGATCATCCAGACCATTGTAAGGATCCCCTCTGtccaggagagaaggaaagcttTCTCTACCTCTTCTTCCCATATCATTGTGATCACCAGGTGCTATGACAGCTGCTTCTTCATGTATGTCAAGCCCTCTCTAGGCAAGGGGGTTGATTTCAACAAAGGAGTGTCTGTAATCAATACAATTATTGCCCCCCTCTTGAATCCCTTCATCTATACTCTCAGGAACCAACAAGTTAAGGAAGTAGTGAAAAACCTGATCAGGAAAATGGCTTGGattcaaaataaatgacagccgTAGTACAAGGTACTTTCCAGGGAAACACAGCTCTCCTCTCCAGGGTTCAAGAATTCTACAAAACTATTTGCAAGGTTAAGCTTTCATGAATAGTCCTCTTCAAAATCCTTAAAGCTTTTCCGGCTTCTACCCACTCCCTGGTCCCAAAGCCACTCCCATATTTTAGATACTTGTTATAGTTAGCACCCCACTTCCAGGTACCAAAATATGTATTGATTACCGACTGCCACTTAATGAGTTACCCACAAaacctggtggcttaaaacaaggaACAATCATTACCTCATAGTTCTAGTGGGACATAATCTGGGTGATTAGCTGGATAACTCAGGCTAAAGGTGACTAGTGAGGTTGTAGTCAAGCTATCAACCAGGGCTGTGGCCTCATCTGAAGGCATGATTGAGAGCATGTGCTTCCAAGTTCACTCAGTTGGTTGTTAGTAGGAATAATCCTGAGACCAAAATCAACACTCCTTGATACCAGggaataagggaaagaaaaaggagaggaagtcAAGACTGGGGCAAGAGTCTAAACAGGGACCACTCAAAAACACAGCAGTGTCTAAATGCTCCTCTGTATGGAGAGGCAGCTCGGAAACTCCAGGAAGACAGGCTATTAAAGGAGACATTGAGGATAATTTTGAGTTGCACACACCATCACAGACTTCCTTGGACTCCAGCTACATCCTCATATGCACCACTGATAGACTTCCAGCACTTAGGCTTTGCTCACTCTCCCGACCTTTGCCTACTCATGCCAAGTCCACCACATTCACCTCAGTGTcagcctcttcttcctctgcttccaaGATAGCATGATCCAGAAGAAACATGAAGCCCACAGACTTGGCCTATTATGGCTCCATGCCTCTCCCTTCAAACCTGGCCCTCACAGCTGCCCATAAATCCATTTCTTCACCTCTGAAATCCCTGACAAGCATCCTTGTGAGATAATATTCTGTCTTGAATCATTTGGTCCCTGCCCTTTcccactatttttctttttggtgagcTTATCAGTTACTtttcagaagaggaggaagatgtgCAGCCTAAACTCAGAAACAACCTCTACCTTCATCTCAGCATATCTCTGGACCTGTATCTGCTTCCTCATCCTTGTCCCTCTCTGAGAGGAGGAATTATCTCTGGATCTCTGTTACCTCAAAAGATGCAACACAGGGCACGAGGtgttaaaaagaacacaaattccCAAGCTAAGCAGACTTGTATTTAGATCCTACTTCTCGTGCTTTCTAGTTAGGTGGCTTTGAGCAAGATACTTtgtctctctgagccttggtttcctcttctaaaaaataatttgcaatagAAAACATTTGATGCTTCCAGCTCACTTCCTACTCCCTGCCCCCAAACCCCTCAGAGCTGGTCCTTCACCCCAGAAGTGAGTCCCTATTGCCTTTGTACACTTGCTTCTGCCATGCTGCTTCTTAAAGTAATAGAGATGCAGAAATATCTCTTTTGAGAAGGGTTGGTTCCCCAAACTAGCTCCAAATCATTCCAATTTATATTTGTGGTAGCACCATCCTTTCGCTTTTGGGGCTGGACATCTCGAAGTTATCACTGACTCTTACCTGCAATCTGTCACCCATCTCTGCTGTCTCTTCCCTCAAAATGGTTCTCAGATTCTCTCTATTCCTATATTTCAACACTCTGCACATAGGCCACATGTCAAATACGACTATTGGAGACTGCAAGGGGTGATCTCACATCCTTTGCTTCCCTACAGCCACTCTTTGGTAGTACCCTCCTACACTAACTCTGGGTTTGGCCATGTGGCTTGCTTCAGACATTGTGACAGTAGCAAACATATTGCAAGCAGAAATACAAAAAGCCCTTGAAAACCTCTGACTGCCATGTGAATAAGCCTGGGCTATCTTCTAGATGATAAAAGACCCAAGACCTCCTTGCCACCATCTCCCTTGTTGGtaataatcacacacacacacacacacacacacacacacaccctgcccagGTGGGCAGCAGCCAACTGGGGATGCATGAATGAGCCCATCAAAGACCAAAAGAAGAGCCACCCAAAGGAGCCCAGCCCAAGTTGTCAACCCACAGAATCATGAACTAAGTAAATGtggttattttaagccactaagtatTTGGTTTATTATTCAACAAAAATTGAACAGTACACCAACCAAAAGTAAGTATATATGGTAAACATATGCTGTCTCCTGGTTAAGGATCCAAGATTAGGAAGTGAGTTCAGTTGGCTTGGTCAGGTCTGGAAAGAGAACTTCATCTCTTCTCATCATAGTTGCAAGCTAGAGAAAGTCACCAGGAAATAGGCCCTAACCAGAAAATATAAtgatgcaaaattatttttcctctgggGCATTCCATGTCCTCCTCACAGGTAATCTGGTCCCTAAAGTAAGACTCAAATGAGGATGTTGCCCAGTAGACTTTGAAAGTCTTATCCCAAGGAGCCTGATTTGAGCATTCTCAGTGTGAAGTGAGGTTTTTAAAGTTTCCCAGAAAGCTTAGAAACCATGTGGAACCTCAAAGTCcccacattcttctcaagagcaTTTCTGAGACATCCTTTTCCAGGAATTCTGTCCCCAGAGAAAATAATTCTCACATGAAGGCCATGGTCTagaagagagagacccagagctACCTAAGGTGTGTCTTTTTCTCAGAAACTGCGGGAAACAATCTGAAGGAGGATATGCTGGCCGATTCACCCACTTGTCAGACTGAAAGAGTCTTAATTGAATGTatccctttcctttctccaccCAGGAAAGACACAATTATGAGCCAAGTCCAAAGTAGACACACACGCTGTGCGCACACAATGTTCTCATCTCACACCAGCACACTGTATTAGCACCTCATACATTCATTCCAACTTCTGCTTAGAAGTTATTAGGATTTGAAGGTAATTCATCTGTGAGCACCTCAACTAGGACTGTGGAATGGGGAGAGAGTGTCAAGAGCCAGGACACCACTTAAAACATGTACcggatctcattcatttggggaatataaaaatactgaaagggaataaagggaaagtataaaaaataaat
The Canis lupus dingo isolate Sandy chromosome 10, ASM325472v2, whole genome shotgun sequence genome window above contains:
- the LOC112677791 gene encoding olfactory receptor 6C76-like — encoded protein: MANQTIVTEFFLQGLTDTKELQEAVFLLLLLAFLVTISGNLLDFFHVFLEATEFLLLTPKACDHYIAICQPLCYLSVMSNRVCTRLILTCWLAGFSFIIVPVILTSHLPLCNTHINHFFCNYMPLMEVVCSRPQVLEVVAFTLAIEALVSTVLLITISYVQIIQTIVRIPSVQERRKAFSTSSSHIIVITRCYDSCFFMYVKPSLGKGVDFNKGVSVINTIIAPLLNPFIYTLRNQQVKEVVKNLIRKMAWIQNK